The nucleotide window AGCAAGTAAAAATGTTTGGAGGCGAGTTTGTAGATATTCAGCTTACAGGAGATACTTTTGATGATGCTTATAAAACAGCAAAGTATATATCTGATAGTTTGGGTAAAACGTTTGTACATCCTTTTGATGATGAAAAAATTATAGAAGGACAAGCGACAGTTGGTTTAGAGATTTTAGAACAAGCAAATGAATCAGTAGATTATGTATTTGTTCCTGTAGGTGGTGGTGGTTTAGCCTCAGGGCTTTCAAGTATTTTTAAACTGTTGTCCCCGAAAACAAAAATAATAGGAGTTGAGCCAGCAGGAGCAGCATCAATGCAACAGGCTATTGCAAACAATGAGAATGTTAAGTTGTCTGAAATAGATAAGTTTGTTGATGGGGCTGCGGTACAACAAGTAGGTGGATTAACTTATAAAATATGTAAAGAGAATTTAGATGATATGATTACGGTTCCAGAAGGAAAAGTGTGTCAAACTATTCTAGATATGTATAATAAAGACGCTATTGTAGTTGAGCCCGCTGGAGCTTTAACTTTAGCAGCTTTAGATACTTTTAAAGAAGAAATTAAGGGTAAAAACGTTGTATGTGTTATTAGTGGAAGTAATAATGATATAACAAGAACGGCAGAGATTAAGGAGCGAGCTCTGTTATATGGCGGTTTAAAACATTATTTTATTATTCGGTTTCCTCAACGTGCAGGAGCTTTAAAAGAGTTTGTAATAGATGTTTTAGGTAAGAATGATGATATCACTTTTTTTGAGTATTCTAAAAAAACTAGTAGAGAAAATGGACCAGCAGTTGTTGGAGTGGAATTGGAAAAAAAGGAAGATTTATCTCCGTTAATAGCTCGAATGAAAGAGCGTAATTTTTATGGAGAGTACTTGAATAATAAACCAAATTTGTTTGAATTTTTAGTGTAAAAGTCGTTTTTAACGGCTTTTTTTTGGTTATATAAAACCAAAAAGCCCAAACTAAAAGTCTGGGCTTTGGTGGTGGTGCCTCCAGGAATCGAACCAGGGACACAAGGATTTTCAGTCCTTTGCTCTACCAACTGAGCTAAGGCACCATTGGTACTTAATTTTTGTAGCATTTAGTAAAATAAAAGTCATAAAATATGATTTTTATTTGTGGTGCCTCCAGGAATCGAACCAGGGACACAAGGATTTTCAGTCCTTTGCTCTACCAACTGAGCTAAGGCACCAATTGCTACTTTCGTTAAGCGGATGCAAATATACAATCGTTTTTCAATTTAACAAAATAAAAAAACTAAAAAAATGTATTGTAACTTTGTTTTTTTTAAAAAATAAGTATGTTTTTAATAATTGATGTAGGTAATACAAGAGTCAAAGTAGCTGTTTATGAGAATGATGTAGTCATTGATAGAATGGTGTTTCTTAAAGTGAAAATAATTGAAGAATTGGGAAAAATTATTTTAAAATATCCAATATTAAAGAGTATTGTGTCTTCTGTAGCGTCATTTTCCGAAAAAGAAGAAGAAAAAATAATTGAATTAATCAACCCTATTATTCTAAATCATAAAACCAAGGTACCTTTTGAAAATATGTATGATACTCCAAAGACGCTAGGAGTTGATAGAATAGCATTAGCAGCCGCAGCTGTAAAGAAATATCCAGATACAAACACCTTAGTTATTGATGCAGGAACCTGTATTACGTTTGATTTTATAACGAAAGATAAAAAATATTTAGGAGGTGCTATTTCCCCAGGCATAGCAATGAGATATAGAGCCTTAAATACATTTACATCAAAATTACCATTATTAAAACAAACACATATCTCTGACTTTATAGGAAGAAATACAGATACTTCTATACATTCTGGAGTTATAAATGGAGTATATAATGAAATTATAGGTCTTATTAATCAGTATAAAGCAGGGTATCAAGATTTAACAATTGTTTTAACAGGAGGAGATACAAAATTCTTGGCAGAACAATTAAAAAGTGTCATATTTGCCCATCCAAATTTTGTTTTGGAGGGATTACATACTATTTTGATATATAATTTAGAGGATGATTAAGAGGTTTATAATAGGACTATTAGTATTAAGTACAACAGCAATAGTAGCGCAAAGTAACAGTGCGTCACCATATTCTTATTTTGGTATAGGGGAAAATTTTGATCCATTAACTGTTGAACAGTCTTCAATGGGAGGTATTGGAGTTGCCTTAAAAGATACATACCATTTAAATTTTACAAATCCAGCTGCGAATGCAGATTTAAGATATGCTACTTATGCTATTGGAGGAAGTTTAACTTTTTTAAACTTAAAAGAATCTAATTCATCTCAATCTGGTAATTCAACTAGTTTAAGATATGTTTCGTTAGGATTTCCAATAGGTAAGAAAGCAGGTTTTTCTGTAGGATTACAACCGTTTTCATCTGTAGGGTACTCATTGTTAAATAGAGTATATGATGGTGATAACATTAAAGAGCTTACAAGGTTCACAGGAATAGGAGGTACAAATAGACTATATGCTAGTTTTGGTACCTATTTATTCGATGGGTTTTCTGTAGGTGTTGAAGTTGGTTTTATTTTTGGAAGTTTGCAAAATGATATTTTAAATCAAGTTCAAGGAACTATGTTAGGGACTAAGCACCAAGAAAAATTAAACCTTAGGGGAGGGCAATTTAAATTTGGAGCACAGTATAAAAAAGAATTAAAGAATAAATTACAATTATACACAGGAGCTGCTGTTACTTTTGATAGTGATTTATCAGCAAATGGAGCCGAAAGAATGTATTCTTTATCTATTGCTACTTCAGGAGCTGAACAGGTAAGAAAAATACTTTATGATAAATCAATATCAGGAAATTTAACAATGCCTTTCAAAACTGTATTTGGTGTAGGTTTAGGAAAAGTAAATAAGTGGTATGTAGGAATAAATCAAGAGTATAAAGATGCAGTTGTTAGTTCACAAGGAATTAATGTTATAGGAAATAGCCAAGCATTTAGATATGAAAGAGGAAGTAAATTTTCAATAGGAGGATATTATCTTCCTAAATTAAATTCAATATCAAGTTACTGGGATAGAGTTACTTATAGAGGTGGTGTTAGGTTTGAGAAAATGGGTGTTTTAGCAGATGGAACTGGAACAGGAAATAATTTAACATCAATAAATGACTTTGGCATAAATATTGGATTTGGTTTACCACTTCCAAAACAATTATCTAGTGTTAATATAGGATTTGAGTATGGACAAAGGGGGACAATGATTAATAATCTAATTAAAGAAAACTATTTTAATGTAAAATTAAGTTTATCTTTAAATAGTATTAATTGGTTCAATAAAAGAAAAATAGATTAATTAAAAACTGATTAAATGATGAAAAAAATTACGTATTTACTAACAGGGATGTTTTTGTTTGTAGCCGTAAATGTTGTTAAAGCGCAGGCTAGTCAAGAATGTAACATAAAGTATAACTTATTTAAAGGTAATTAT belongs to Tenacibaculum sp. MAR_2010_89 and includes:
- the ilvA gene encoding threonine ammonia-lyase IlvA produces the protein METKNIYFPKLKDVNKAAATLKEVVAVTPLMLNYTFSKKLESNIFLKREDLQQVRSYKIRGAYNKISSLTNEELINGIVCASAGNHAQGVALACKKKEIQGTIFMPAPTPKQKLEQVKMFGGEFVDIQLTGDTFDDAYKTAKYISDSLGKTFVHPFDDEKIIEGQATVGLEILEQANESVDYVFVPVGGGGLASGLSSIFKLLSPKTKIIGVEPAGAASMQQAIANNENVKLSEIDKFVDGAAVQQVGGLTYKICKENLDDMITVPEGKVCQTILDMYNKDAIVVEPAGALTLAALDTFKEEIKGKNVVCVISGSNNDITRTAEIKERALLYGGLKHYFIIRFPQRAGALKEFVIDVLGKNDDITFFEYSKKTSRENGPAVVGVELEKKEDLSPLIARMKERNFYGEYLNNKPNLFEFLV
- a CDS encoding type III pantothenate kinase → MFLIIDVGNTRVKVAVYENDVVIDRMVFLKVKIIEELGKIILKYPILKSIVSSVASFSEKEEEKIIELINPIILNHKTKVPFENMYDTPKTLGVDRIALAAAAVKKYPDTNTLVIDAGTCITFDFITKDKKYLGGAISPGIAMRYRALNTFTSKLPLLKQTHISDFIGRNTDTSIHSGVINGVYNEIIGLINQYKAGYQDLTIVLTGGDTKFLAEQLKSVIFAHPNFVLEGLHTILIYNLEDD